One genomic window of Pseudomonas chlororaphis subsp. piscium includes the following:
- a CDS encoding methyl-accepting chemotaxis protein has protein sequence MKNWTLRQRILASFAVIITIMLLMVIASYSRLLKIEAGEDRMRSDAIPGVYFSSMIRGSWVDSFLHTQEIIGLNEGKGVSAKDEADFKSFEQRLQKHMASYKDTLRGGSDLQEFEEFEKHHQEFLKIQATVLDLHRRNQEAEAVRVFHDQLTPTWIAGRMKLNDIIDENKGVADSAALQIDDAVAAAKVTMGVSLLVAVLAAGLCGLLLMRAIMAPMNRIVKILDVMRTGDLTSRLNLERKDEFGAVETGFNDMMTELNSLVSQAQRSSVQVTTSVTEIAATSKQQQATATETAATTTEIGATSREIAATSRDLVRTMTEVSTAADQASVLAGSGQQGLARMEETMHSVMGAADLVNAKLAILNEKAGNINQVVVTIVKVADQTNLLSLNAAIEAEKAGEYGRGFSVVATEVRRLADQTAVATYDIEQMVREIQSAVSAGVMGMDKFSEEVRRGMAEVQQVGEQLSQIIHQVQALAPRVLMVNEGMQAQATGAEQINHALVQLGDASSQTVESLRQASFAIDELSQVAVGLRSGVSRFKV, from the coding sequence GTGAAGAACTGGACGTTGCGCCAACGCATTTTGGCGAGCTTTGCGGTGATTATCACCATCATGCTGCTGATGGTCATAGCCTCGTACTCCCGCTTGTTGAAGATCGAGGCCGGCGAAGACCGCATGCGCTCCGATGCCATTCCCGGGGTCTATTTCAGTTCGATGATTCGTGGTTCGTGGGTCGACAGTTTCCTGCACACCCAGGAAATCATCGGCCTCAACGAAGGCAAGGGCGTCAGTGCCAAGGATGAGGCCGATTTCAAGAGCTTCGAGCAACGCCTGCAGAAACACATGGCCAGCTACAAGGACACGCTTCGCGGTGGTAGCGACCTGCAGGAGTTCGAAGAGTTTGAAAAACACCATCAGGAATTTCTCAAGATCCAGGCTACGGTCCTGGATCTGCATCGGCGTAATCAGGAAGCCGAGGCTGTCCGCGTGTTCCATGACCAGTTGACGCCCACCTGGATCGCCGGTCGGATGAAACTCAACGACATCATCGACGAGAACAAAGGGGTCGCCGATTCGGCCGCCTTGCAGATCGACGATGCGGTGGCCGCGGCCAAAGTCACCATGGGCGTTTCCCTACTGGTGGCGGTGCTGGCGGCGGGCCTGTGCGGCCTGCTGCTGATGCGCGCGATCATGGCGCCGATGAACCGTATCGTGAAGATCCTCGACGTCATGCGCACGGGCGATCTGACCAGCCGCCTGAACCTGGAGCGCAAGGACGAATTCGGTGCAGTGGAAACCGGCTTCAACGACATGATGACCGAGCTCAACTCCCTGGTGTCCCAGGCGCAGCGCTCTTCGGTCCAGGTCACCACCTCGGTCACCGAGATCGCCGCCACCTCCAAGCAGCAACAGGCGACCGCCACCGAGACCGCGGCGACCACCACCGAAATCGGCGCGACTTCCCGGGAGATCGCGGCCACTTCGCGCGATCTGGTACGCACCATGACCGAAGTCTCCACCGCCGCCGACCAGGCGTCGGTATTGGCCGGTTCCGGCCAGCAAGGCCTGGCGCGGATGGAAGAAACCATGCATTCGGTGATGGGTGCGGCCGACCTGGTCAACGCCAAGCTGGCGATCCTCAATGAGAAGGCCGGTAACATCAACCAGGTGGTGGTGACCATCGTCAAGGTCGCCGACCAGACCAACCTGCTGTCGCTCAACGCCGCGATCGAAGCCGAGAAAGCCGGCGAGTACGGTCGCGGCTTTTCCGTGGTGGCCACTGAAGTGCGGCGCCTGGCGGACCAGACCGCGGTCGCTACCTACGACATCGAGCAAATGGTCCGGGAGATCCAGTCGGCGGTTTCGGCGGGGGTCATGGGCATGGACAAGTTCTCCGAAGAAGTGCGCCGCGGCATGGCCGAGGTGCAGCAGGTCGGCGAGCAGCTGTCGCAGATCATCCATCAGGTCCAGGCCCTGGCGCCGCGGGTGTTGATGGTCAACGAAGGCATGCAGGCCCAGGCCACCGGTGCCGAGCAGATCAACCACGCCCTGGTGCAACTGGGCGACGCCAGCAGCCAGACCGTCGAGTCGCTGCGCCAGGCCAGTTTCGCCATCGATGAACTGAGCCAGGTGGCGGTGGGGCTGCGTAGCGGCGTCTCGCGTTTCAAAGTCTGA
- a CDS encoding chemotaxis protein CheW yields the protein MNELAAKSGAGTAAKDALFLVFRIGTERYALQAVEVVEVLPRLQLKPIPQAPSWVAGVFAHRGTVVPVLDLSALTFGEPAQERTSTRLVLVHYRPQAAEPARLLGLILEQATDTLRCNPQDFKAYGLDNRSAPYLGPVYEDAQGLLQWVRVDDLLDAEVRALLFPSPPLDLALLGESS from the coding sequence ATGAACGAGCTCGCAGCGAAAAGCGGCGCAGGGACGGCGGCCAAAGACGCGCTGTTCCTGGTGTTCCGCATCGGCACCGAACGTTACGCCTTGCAGGCCGTCGAGGTGGTCGAGGTATTGCCGCGCCTGCAGCTCAAGCCGATTCCCCAGGCGCCGTCCTGGGTCGCCGGGGTCTTTGCCCATCGCGGTACGGTGGTGCCGGTGCTCGACCTGAGTGCCCTGACCTTTGGCGAGCCGGCGCAGGAGCGCACCAGCACCCGCCTGGTGCTGGTGCACTACCGCCCGCAGGCGGCAGAGCCTGCGCGGTTGCTGGGGCTGATCCTCGAGCAGGCCACCGATACCCTGCGTTGCAACCCGCAGGACTTCAAGGCCTACGGCCTGGATAACCGCAGTGCGCCGTACCTGGGGCCGGTCTATGAAGACGCCCAGGGCCTGCTGCAATGGGTGCGGGTCGACGACCTGCTGGATGCCGAGGTGCGCGCGCTGCTGTTTCCTTCTCCGCCACTGGACCTGGCGCTGCTCGGGGAGTCGTCATGA
- a CDS encoding CheR family methyltransferase, protein MSSDQRFFDFLKERIGLDVASVGPAIIERAVRQRSIAQQAPSTDHYWQTLQGSRDEQQALIEAVIVPETWFFRYPESFATLAKLALSRLAELKGMRALRILSLPCSTGEEPYSIAMALFDAGLAPHQFKVDGFDVSPLSVERARQAVYGKNSFRGQHSDFRERHFTAEDERYSLSERVREQVRLQVGNLLDPTLLANEPPYDFVFCRNLLIYFDQPTQRQVCEVLKRLTHVEGVLFIGPAEGSLLGRLGMRSIGIAQSFAFSRHTEPEPEPAPVFVPSTLPVRQPVRSIAPPVRSRPFASAAPSPSPAPTRPANDATTLLASIAALANEGKSAEARVACEHYLDTHEPVAQVFYWLGLLSDVAGSALEAQGFYRKALYLDPQHAEALVHLAALLASQGDVAGARRLQERAARSGRAADSERKS, encoded by the coding sequence ATGAGCAGCGACCAGCGATTTTTCGATTTTCTCAAGGAGCGCATCGGCCTCGATGTGGCCTCGGTGGGGCCGGCGATCATCGAGCGCGCGGTGCGCCAGCGCAGCATCGCCCAGCAGGCGCCCAGCACCGACCATTACTGGCAGACCCTGCAAGGCTCGCGGGATGAACAGCAGGCCCTGATCGAGGCGGTGATCGTTCCGGAGACCTGGTTTTTCCGTTACCCGGAGTCCTTCGCGACCCTGGCCAAACTCGCCCTCTCGCGCCTTGCCGAACTCAAGGGCATGCGCGCATTGCGCATCCTCAGCCTGCCGTGCTCCACCGGCGAAGAGCCGTACTCGATTGCCATGGCGCTGTTCGATGCCGGGCTCGCGCCCCATCAATTCAAGGTCGATGGCTTCGATGTCAGCCCGCTGTCGGTCGAGCGGGCCAGGCAGGCGGTGTACGGCAAGAACTCCTTTCGCGGCCAGCACAGCGATTTTCGCGAGCGGCATTTCACCGCCGAGGATGAGCGCTACAGCCTCAGCGAGCGGGTGCGCGAGCAGGTGCGCCTGCAGGTCGGCAACCTGCTGGACCCGACCTTGCTGGCCAATGAGCCGCCCTACGATTTTGTCTTCTGTCGCAACCTGCTGATCTATTTCGATCAGCCGACCCAGCGCCAGGTGTGCGAAGTGCTCAAGCGCCTGACTCACGTTGAAGGCGTGCTGTTCATCGGCCCGGCCGAAGGCAGCCTGCTGGGCCGCCTGGGCATGCGCTCGATCGGCATTGCCCAGTCCTTTGCCTTCAGCCGGCATACCGAACCTGAGCCCGAGCCCGCACCGGTCTTCGTACCGAGCACATTGCCGGTGCGCCAACCGGTGCGCAGCATCGCGCCGCCTGTGCGCAGCCGGCCGTTTGCCAGTGCGGCGCCGAGCCCAAGTCCTGCGCCGACCAGGCCGGCCAACGACGCCACGACCCTGCTGGCCAGCATCGCGGCCCTGGCCAACGAAGGCAAAAGCGCCGAGGCCCGGGTGGCGTGCGAGCATTATCTGGACACCCACGAACCGGTGGCGCAGGTGTTCTATTGGCTGGGGCTGCTCAGCGATGTGGCGGGCAGCGCCCTGGAAGCCCAGGGTTTCTATCGCAAGGCCCTGTACCTGGACCCGCAGCACGCCGAGGCGCTGGTGCACCTGGCTGCTTTACTGGCCTCCCAGGGAGACGTGGCCGGGGCCCGTCGATTGCAGGAGCGTGCGGCCCGCAGCGGCCGTGCAGCAGACAGTGAGCGTAAATCATGA
- a CDS encoding chemotaxis protein CheW: MSGSVSLNVTHEDAQAIDDCWNRIGIHGDKSCPLLAGHVHCRNCSVYSAAATRLLDRYALQQERHEQSVEADTDVVTRSLLMFRLGEEWLGIATRCLVEVAPLQPIHSLPHQRSRALLGVANVRGALVACLSLVELLGLDATGTVAPGARVIPRMLIIAAQGGPVVVPVDEVEGIHAIDERTLNAAAVSGQQASAKYTRGVLQWKGRSLRWLDEEQLLSAVTRSLT, translated from the coding sequence ATGAGCGGCTCTGTTTCGTTGAACGTGACCCATGAAGATGCGCAGGCCATCGACGACTGCTGGAACCGCATCGGTATCCATGGCGACAAGAGTTGCCCGTTGCTGGCCGGGCATGTGCATTGCCGCAACTGCTCGGTGTATTCCGCCGCGGCCACCCGTCTGCTCGACCGCTATGCGTTGCAGCAGGAGCGCCATGAGCAATCGGTCGAGGCCGATACGGATGTCGTCACCCGTTCGTTACTGATGTTTCGCCTGGGCGAGGAATGGTTGGGCATTGCCACCCGCTGCCTGGTGGAAGTGGCGCCGCTGCAGCCGATCCATTCCTTGCCGCACCAGCGCTCGCGGGCCTTGCTGGGCGTGGCGAATGTGCGTGGCGCGCTGGTGGCGTGCCTGTCGTTGGTGGAACTGCTGGGGCTGGACGCTACCGGCACGGTCGCCCCGGGTGCGCGGGTCATTCCGCGAATGTTGATCATCGCCGCCCAGGGCGGCCCGGTGGTGGTGCCGGTGGACGAGGTGGAGGGCATCCATGCCATCGACGAGCGCACCCTGAATGCCGCCGCGGTTTCCGGCCAGCAGGCCAGTGCCAAGTACACCCGTGGCGTCCTGCAATGGAAGGGCCGCAGCCTGCGTTGGCTGGATGAAGAGCAGTTGTTGTCCGCCGTGACCCGGAGCCTGACATGA
- a CDS encoding hybrid sensor histidine kinase/response regulator: MTPDQMRDASLLELFSLEAEAQTQVLSAGLLALERNPTQADQLEACMRAAHSLKGAARIVGVDAGVSVAHVMEDCLVSAQEGRLYLRPEHIDALLQGTDLLMRIATPGSSQVGEQDIAGYVALMEQLIGSPGAAAGVGLPRVEPSLPPMAELQLQAPRVEPEPQVPPFELPLEPLQETPLEASVATPQKGKKLAEGGERVLRVTAERLNSLLDLSSKSLVETQRLKPYLAALQRLKRMQSNGLRALENLNGHLKEQVLGLEALEALEDARRLLAESQQLLIEKTAELDEFGWQASQRAQVLYDTALACRMRPFADVLVGQVRMVRDLGRSLGKQVRLEVEGEKTQVDRDVLEKLEAPLTHLLRNAVDHGIETPEQRLLAGKPAEGLIRLRASHQAGLLVLELSDDGNGVDLERVRQSIVERQLSPAETAAQLSEEELLTFLFLPGFSLRDKVTEVSGRGVGLDAVQHMVRQLRGAVQLEQVAGQGSRFHLEVPLTLSVVRSLVVEVGEEAYAFPLAHIERMCDLEPDDIVQLEGRQHFWHEGRHVGLVAASQLLQRPAGQNNESTLKVVVIRERDAVYGVAVERFIGERTLVVLPLDDRLGKVQDISAGALLDDGSVVLIVDVEDMLRSVDKLLNTGRLERIARHNRHQAETARKRILVVDDSLTVRELQRKLLLNRGYDVAVAVDGMDGWNALRSEDFDLLITDIDMPRMDGIELVTLLRRDNRLQSLPVMVVSYKDREEDRRRGLDAGADYYLAKASFHDDALLDAVVELIGGARA, from the coding sequence ATGACCCCCGATCAAATGCGCGACGCCTCGCTGCTCGAACTCTTCAGCCTGGAAGCCGAAGCCCAGACCCAGGTGCTCAGTGCCGGCCTGCTGGCGCTGGAGCGCAATCCGACCCAGGCCGACCAGTTGGAAGCCTGCATGCGCGCCGCTCACTCGCTCAAGGGCGCGGCGCGGATCGTCGGGGTCGACGCCGGGGTCAGCGTGGCCCACGTAATGGAAGATTGCCTGGTCAGCGCCCAGGAAGGGCGGCTGTACCTGCGTCCCGAACATATCGATGCGCTGTTGCAGGGCACCGATTTGTTGATGCGCATCGCCACGCCGGGCAGCAGCCAGGTGGGTGAGCAGGACATTGCTGGCTACGTGGCGCTCATGGAGCAGTTGATCGGCTCGCCGGGCGCGGCGGCGGGCGTTGGCCTGCCCAGGGTCGAGCCGAGCCTGCCGCCCATGGCCGAGCTGCAGCTGCAAGCTCCGCGGGTCGAGCCCGAACCGCAGGTCCCGCCGTTCGAGCTGCCGCTGGAGCCCCTGCAGGAGACGCCGCTAGAGGCATCCGTGGCGACTCCGCAGAAGGGTAAGAAGCTCGCCGAGGGTGGTGAACGGGTATTGCGGGTCACGGCCGAACGCCTGAACAGCCTGCTGGATCTGTCGAGCAAGTCGCTGGTGGAAACCCAGCGCCTGAAGCCTTACCTGGCGGCCCTGCAGCGCCTCAAGCGCATGCAGAGCAACGGGCTGCGAGCATTGGAAAACCTCAATGGGCATCTCAAGGAGCAGGTGCTGGGCCTGGAGGCCCTCGAAGCCCTGGAAGATGCGCGGCGCCTGCTGGCGGAGTCCCAGCAGTTGCTGATCGAGAAAACCGCCGAGCTGGATGAGTTCGGCTGGCAGGCCAGCCAGCGTGCCCAGGTGCTCTACGACACCGCGTTGGCCTGTCGCATGCGGCCGTTCGCCGATGTGCTGGTGGGCCAGGTGCGGATGGTCCGCGACCTGGGGCGCAGCCTGGGCAAGCAGGTGCGCCTGGAAGTCGAGGGCGAGAAGACCCAGGTCGATCGCGACGTGCTGGAAAAACTCGAAGCGCCACTGACCCACCTGTTGCGCAATGCAGTCGATCACGGCATCGAAACGCCCGAGCAGCGGCTGCTGGCGGGCAAGCCGGCCGAGGGCCTGATTCGCCTGCGCGCTTCGCACCAGGCCGGTCTGCTGGTGCTGGAACTCAGCGACGACGGCAACGGCGTCGACCTGGAGCGGGTGCGCCAGAGCATCGTCGAGCGCCAGCTGTCCCCGGCCGAGACCGCTGCCCAGTTGAGCGAAGAAGAACTGTTGACCTTCCTGTTCCTGCCGGGCTTCAGCCTGCGGGACAAGGTCACCGAGGTCTCCGGGCGCGGGGTCGGCCTGGACGCGGTGCAGCACATGGTGCGCCAGCTACGCGGCGCGGTGCAGCTGGAGCAGGTGGCGGGGCAGGGCAGTCGTTTCCACCTCGAAGTGCCGCTGACCCTGTCGGTGGTGCGCAGCCTGGTGGTGGAGGTCGGCGAAGAGGCCTACGCCTTCCCGCTGGCGCATATCGAACGCATGTGCGACCTGGAGCCCGACGATATTGTCCAGTTGGAAGGGCGCCAGCATTTCTGGCACGAAGGCCGCCATGTCGGCCTGGTCGCGGCCAGCCAGTTGCTGCAACGCCCGGCGGGGCAGAACAATGAATCCACACTCAAGGTGGTGGTGATTCGCGAGCGCGACGCGGTCTATGGCGTGGCGGTCGAGCGTTTCATCGGCGAGCGGACCCTGGTGGTGCTGCCGCTGGACGATCGCCTGGGCAAGGTCCAGGACATTTCCGCCGGGGCCTTGCTCGATGATGGCTCCGTGGTGCTGATCGTCGATGTCGAGGACATGCTGCGTTCGGTGGACAAGCTGCTCAATACCGGCCGCCTGGAGCGCATCGCCCGCCACAACCGCCATCAGGCCGAGACGGCGCGCAAGCGCATCCTGGTGGTCGACGACTCGCTCACCGTGCGTGAGCTGCAACGCAAGCTTTTGCTCAACCGTGGTTATGACGTAGCGGTCGCCGTCGACGGCATGGATGGCTGGAACGCCCTGCGTTCGGAAGACTTCGACCTGCTGATCACCGACATCGATATGCCCCGAATGGATGGGATTGAATTGGTCACACTCCTGCGCCGTGACAATCGCCTGCAGTCGTTGCCGGTGATGGTGGTTTCCTACAAGGATCGCGAAGAGGACCGGCGCCGTGGACTGGATGCCGGAGCCGACTATTATCTAGCCAAAGCCAGTTTCCATGATGACGCCCTGCTGGATGCGGTGGTGGAGCTGATTGGAGGAGCGCGGGCATGA
- a CDS encoding chemotaxis response regulator protein-glutamate methylesterase: MKIAIVNDMPMAVEALRRALAFEPAHEVVWVATNGAEAVEYCAKLTPDLILMDLIMPVMDGVEATRRIMAETPCAIVIVTVDRQQNVHRVFEAMGHGALDVVDTPALGAGNAQEAAAPLLRKILNIGWLIGQQRGSHVRSAPVPMRTMAQRQGLVAIGSSAGGPAALEVLLKGLPADFPAAIVLVQHVDQVFAAGMAEWLSSASGLKVRLAREGEPPQSGTVLLAGTNHHIRLLKNGALAYTAEPVNEIYRPSIDVFFESVASYWNGDAVGVLLTGMGRDGAQGLKLMRDQGYLTIAQDQNSSAVYGMPKAAAAIDAATEIRPLDKIAPRLLEIFAK; the protein is encoded by the coding sequence ATGAAAATCGCGATCGTCAATGACATGCCCATGGCCGTGGAGGCCCTGCGCCGGGCCCTGGCCTTCGAGCCCGCGCACGAAGTGGTGTGGGTCGCGACCAATGGCGCCGAGGCGGTCGAGTACTGCGCGAAGCTGACGCCCGACCTGATCCTGATGGACCTGATCATGCCGGTGATGGACGGCGTGGAAGCGACCCGCCGGATCATGGCCGAAACCCCTTGCGCCATCGTGATCGTCACGGTGGACCGCCAGCAGAACGTGCATCGGGTGTTCGAGGCCATGGGCCATGGCGCGCTGGACGTGGTCGACACACCGGCCCTGGGTGCCGGCAATGCGCAGGAAGCGGCGGCGCCCTTATTGCGCAAGATCCTCAACATCGGCTGGCTGATCGGCCAGCAGCGCGGCAGCCACGTGCGTTCGGCGCCGGTGCCGATGCGCACCATGGCGCAACGCCAGGGCCTGGTGGCGATCGGTTCGTCCGCCGGTGGCCCGGCGGCGCTGGAAGTGCTGCTCAAGGGGTTGCCTGCCGATTTTCCGGCCGCCATCGTGCTGGTGCAGCACGTCGACCAGGTGTTTGCCGCGGGTATGGCTGAGTGGCTCAGCAGTGCTTCCGGGCTGAAGGTGCGCCTGGCCCGCGAAGGCGAGCCACCGCAGAGCGGTACGGTGCTGCTGGCCGGGACCAACCACCATATCCGGCTGTTGAAGAACGGCGCCCTGGCCTACACCGCCGAGCCGGTAAACGAGATCTATCGGCCATCGATCGATGTGTTTTTTGAAAGCGTCGCCAGTTACTGGAATGGCGATGCGGTCGGCGTACTGCTGACCGGCATGGGCCGCGACGGCGCCCAGGGCCTGAAACTGATGCGCGACCAAGGTTATCTGACCATCGCTCAGGACCAGAATAGTAGTGCGGTGTATGGCATGCCCAAGGCGGCCGCTGCCATCGACGCTGCCACAGAGATTCGCCCACTGGACAAGATCGCTCCACGATTGCTGGAGATATTTGCCAAATGA
- a CDS encoding response regulator, with protein MNDLQLDDFKTDENAAMVLLVDDQAMIGEAVRRGLANEENIDFHFCADPHQAIAQAIRIKPTVILQDLVMPGLDGLTLVREYRNHPATQNIPIIVLSTKEDPLIKSAAFAAGANDYLVKLPDNIELVARIRYHSRSYMTLLQRDAAYRALRVSQQQLLDTNLVLQRLMNSDGLTGLSNRRHFDEYLELEWRRAMRDQTQLSLLMIDVDYFKSYNDNFGHLEGDEALRKVATAIREASSRPSDLPARYGGEEFALVLPNTSPGGARLVAEKLRQTVAALKIPHIAPTEGASLTISIGLSTMTPQPSTSCRQLISAADKGLYLAKHNGRNQVGIE; from the coding sequence ATGAATGATTTACAGCTCGACGATTTTAAAACCGATGAAAATGCTGCGATGGTGCTGCTGGTCGACGACCAGGCAATGATCGGTGAGGCTGTGCGGCGTGGGTTGGCGAATGAAGAAAACATCGACTTCCACTTTTGTGCCGACCCGCACCAGGCCATTGCCCAGGCGATCCGCATCAAGCCGACGGTGATCCTGCAGGACCTGGTGATGCCGGGCCTGGACGGGTTGACGCTGGTGCGCGAGTACCGCAACCACCCGGCTACCCAGAACATTCCGATCATCGTGCTTTCGACCAAGGAAGACCCGCTGATCAAGAGTGCGGCCTTCGCGGCCGGGGCCAACGATTACCTGGTCAAGCTGCCGGACAACATCGAGCTGGTGGCGCGCATTCGCTACCATTCGCGCTCCTACATGACCCTGTTGCAGCGGGATGCGGCCTATCGCGCGCTGCGGGTCAGCCAGCAGCAGCTGCTCGATACCAACCTGGTACTGCAGCGCCTGATGAACTCCGATGGCCTGACCGGCCTGTCCAACCGCCGGCATTTCGACGAGTACCTGGAGCTGGAGTGGCGCCGGGCAATGCGTGACCAGACCCAGTTGTCGCTGCTGATGATCGATGTCGATTACTTCAAGTCCTACAACGACAATTTCGGTCATCTGGAAGGCGATGAAGCCCTGCGCAAGGTGGCGACGGCGATCCGCGAGGCCAGCAGCCGACCGTCGGATTTACCGGCGCGTTATGGCGGGGAGGAGTTCGCCCTGGTACTGCCGAACACCTCGCCCGGCGGGGCGCGGCTGGTGGCCGAGAAACTGCGCCAGACCGTGGCCGCCCTGAAGATTCCGCATATCGCGCCGACCGAAGGGGCCAGCCTGACCATCAGCATCGGCCTGTCCACCATGACGCCGCAGCCGAGCACCAGTTGCCGGCAATTGATCTCGGCCGCCGACAAAGGCCTGTATCTGGCCAAGCACAATGGTCGCAATCAGGTGGGGATCGAGTGA
- the prfB gene encoding peptide chain release factor 2 (programmed frameshift), which translates to MEINPILNTIKDLSERSETIRGYLDYDQKHERLTEVNRELEDPNVWNKPEYAQELGRERAALAQIVETLDELSGGLADCRDLLDMAVEENDEGTVGDVVAELTRLDEALAKLEFRRMFSGEMDMNNAYLDIQAGSGGTEAQDWANILLRMYLRWASKRGFDATIMELSEGEVAGIKGATVHIKGEYAFGWLRTEIGVHRLVRKSPFDSGARRHTSFSAVFVSPEIDDKVEIEINPADLRIDTYRSSGAGGQHVNTTDSAVRITHVPTNTVVSCQNERSQHANKDTAMKMLRARLYEQEIQKRNAASQALEDSKSDIGWGHQIRSYVLDASRIKDLRTNIERSDCDKVLDGDIDEYLVASLKSGL; encoded by the exons ATGGAAATCAACCCGATCCTTAACACTATCAAGGACCTGTCCGAGCGCTCCGAAACTATTCGGGGGTATCTT GACTACGATCAAAAGCATGAGCGTCTGACCGAAGTCAATCGCGAGCTTGAAGATCCGAACGTCTGGAACAAACCTGAATACGCCCAGGAACTGGGCCGCGAACGTGCTGCGCTGGCGCAGATCGTCGAGACCCTGGACGAGTTGTCCGGTGGCCTGGCCGATTGCCGCGATCTGCTGGACATGGCCGTCGAAGAGAACGATGAAGGCACAGTGGGCGATGTGGTCGCCGAACTGACCCGTCTCGACGAAGCCCTGGCCAAGCTGGAATTCCGTCGCATGTTCAGCGGCGAGATGGACATGAACAACGCCTACCTGGACATCCAGGCCGGCTCCGGCGGCACCGAAGCCCAGGACTGGGCCAACATCCTGCTGCGCATGTACCTGCGCTGGGCCTCCAAGCGTGGCTTCGACGCCACCATCATGGAGCTGTCCGAAGGCGAAGTCGCCGGCATCAAGGGCGCCACCGTGCACATCAAGGGCGAGTACGCCTTTGGCTGGCTGCGCACCGAGATCGGCGTGCACCGCCTGGTGCGCAAGAGCCCGTTCGACTCCGGCGCCCGCCGCCACACCTCGTTCTCGGCCGTGTTCGTGTCGCCCGAGATCGACGACAAGGTGGAAATCGAGATCAACCCGGCCGACCTGCGGATCGACACCTACCGTTCCTCCGGTGCCGGTGGTCAGCACGTAAACACCACCGACTCGGCTGTACGTATCACCCACGTACCGACCAACACCGTGGTCAGCTGCCAGAACGAACGATCCCAGCACGCCAACAAGGACACCGCCATGAAGATGCTGCGGGCCCGGTTGTACGAGCAGGAGATCCAGAAGCGCAACGCCGCTTCCCAGGCGCTGGAGGACAGCAAGTCCGACATCGGCTGGGGTCACCAGATCCGCTCCTACGTGCTCGATGCCTCGCGGATCAAGGATCTGCGTACCAACATCGAACGCAGTGACTGCGACAAGGTGCTCGACGGCGACATCGACGAATACCTGGTGGCCAGCCTGAAATCGGGGCTGTAA